In Elephas maximus indicus isolate mEleMax1 chromosome 7, mEleMax1 primary haplotype, whole genome shotgun sequence, the following proteins share a genomic window:
- the LOC126079570 gene encoding olfactory receptor 480-like, protein MATGNCTTVTEFIILGLTEDPTVCVILFVVFLGVYVVTVTGNISIITLIRGSPQLHTPMYLFLCHLAFVDMGYSSSVTPVMLMGFLREETSLPVAGCVTQLCSAVMFGTTESFLLASMAYDRYVAICSPLLYSTHISPRICILLVATSYLGGCVNGWIFTGCLLGLSFCGPNKVNHFFCDYSPLLELSCSHDFTSDIIPAISSGSIIVVTVFVIAISYVYILITILKMRSTEGRHKAFSTCTSHLTGVTLFFGTITFIYVMPKSSYSTDQNKVVSVFYMVVIPMLNPLIYSLRNKDVKEAMRKLMARTHWWS, encoded by the coding sequence ATGGCCACTGGAAACTGCACTACCGTGACAGAGTTCATTATTTTGGGGTTAACAGAGGATCCTACAGTTTGTGTCATTTTATTTGTTGTGTTTTTAGGGGTCTACGTTGTCACTGTAACGGGCAACATCAGCATTATCACGTTAATCAGAGGCAGCCCTCAGCTCCATACCCCAATGTACCTTTTTCTCTGCCATTTGGCCTTTGTAGACATGGGGTACTCCTCATCAGTCACTCCTGTCATGCTCATGGGCTTCTTAAGGGAGGAAACTTCTCTCCCTGTTGCTGGCTGTGTAACTCAACTCTGTTCTGCAGTCATGTTTGGGACAACTGAATCCTTTCTGCTGGCTTccatggcctatgatcgctatgtggccatctgctcacCCCTGCTCTACTCCACCCACATTTCCCCCAGAATCTGTATCCTCTTAGTGGCAACATCCTACCTAGGTGGGTGTGTGAATGGTTGGATATTTACTGGCTGCTTATTAGGTCTGTCCTTCTGTGGGCCAAATAAAGTcaatcacttcttctgtgacTATTCGCCACTTTTGGAGCTCTCTTGCTCCCATGACTTTACTTCTGACATCATTCCAGCCATCTCTTCAGGCTCCATCATTGTGGTCACTGTGTTTGTCATAGCCATTTCCTATGTCTACATCCTCATCACTATCCTGAAGATGCGCTCCACTGAGGGCCgccacaaggccttctccacctgcaccTCCCATCTCACTGGAGTCACTTTGTTCTTTGGGACCATTACATTCATTTATGTGATGCCCAAGTCTAGCTACTCTACTGACCAGAACAAGGTGGTATCTGTGTTCTACATGGTGGTAATCCCCATGCTGAATCCCCTTATTTATAgtctgaggaataaggatgtTAAAGAGGCCATGAGGAAACTGATGGCTAGAACACACTGGTGGTCCTGA